A genome region from Anolis carolinensis isolate JA03-04 chromosome 6, rAnoCar3.1.pri, whole genome shotgun sequence includes the following:
- the LOC103281795 gene encoding cytochrome c oxidase subunit NDUFA4 — MFRLMASQARKHPSLIPLFIFIGAGGTGAALYIMRLALRNPDVCWDKKNNPEPWNKLGPNDQYKFFAVSTDYSKLKKEGPDY, encoded by the exons ATGTTCCGTCTCATGGCCAGCCAGGCTAGGAAACATCCCAGC TTGATTCCTCTCTTCATCTTCATCGGAGCTGGAGGGACCGGGGCCGCCCTCTACATCATGCGTCTTGCTCTCCGAAATCCTGACGTCTG CTGGGACAAAAAGAATAATCCCGAGCCTTGGAACAAGCTGGGTCCCAATGACCAGTACAAG TTCTTTGCTGTGTCCACCGACTACAGCAAACTGAAGAAAGAAGGGCCGGACTACTGA